A region of Argentina anserina chromosome 5, drPotAnse1.1, whole genome shotgun sequence DNA encodes the following proteins:
- the LOC126796476 gene encoding beta-carotene 3-hydroxylase 1, chloroplastic-like produces the protein MATGVSVTSVPVWYCFGQNNLLARKPIIQTSTPCFVLASTKKRRRVIMEKRTEHEFTEKSLKQTERSSVVTPRVSERLARKRSERNTYLVAAIISSLGVTSAAAMAVYYRFSWQTEVGEILVPEMLGTFLLSVGSAVGMEFWARWAHRALWHASLWQMHKSHHRPRDGAFELNDVFAIVNAGPAIALLSYGFFNQGLFPGLCFGAGLGITVFGIAYMFVHDGLVHRRFPVGPIADVPYLRKVAAAHQLHHTYILNGVPYGLFLGPKEIEEVGGMEELEKVIKQRSTKITKAKS, from the exons ATGGCGACCGGAGTTTCGGTCACTTCGGTCCCAGTATGGTACTGTTTTGGCCAAAACAATCTACTTGCTAGAAAACCCATCATCCAAACAAGCACCCCCTGTTTTGTATTGGCTTCAACAAAGAAGAGACGACGCGTGATTATGGAAAAGAGAACAGAGCACGAATTTACAGAGAAAAGCTTGAAACAAACAGAAAGATCGAGTGTTGTAACTCCTAGAGTTTCAGAGAGATTAGCAAGAAAGAGGTCGGAGAGAAATACTTACCTTGTTGCTGCAATCATTTCCAGCCTGGGGGTCACTTCAGCTGCTGCCATGGCTGTTTACTACAGATTTTCCTGGCAAACAGAG GTTGGGGAAATTCTTGTTCCAGAGATGTTGGGCACATTTTTACTCTCTGTGGGCTCTGCT GTGGGAATGGAGTTCTGGGCAAGGTGGGCACATAGAGCTCTGTGGCATGCTTCATTGTGGCAAATGCATAAG TCTCACCATCGACCTAGGGATGGTGCTTTCGAGCTTAACGATGTGTTTGCTATAGTCAATGCTGGTCCTGCTATTGCTCTCCTCTCTTATGGTTTCTTCAACCAGGGTCTTTTTCCCGGACTATGTTTTGGTGCT GGGCTAGGGATCACAGTATTTGGGATAGCATACATGTTTGTGCACGACGGCCTCGTCCACCGTCGATTCCCGGTCGGACCGATCGCGGATGTGCCCTATTTACGAAAAGTTGCTGCCGCTCACCAG ctTCATCATACGTACATATTGAATGGAGTGCCGTATGGCTTATTCTTGGGACCTAAG GAAATAGAAGAGGTTGGAGGCATGGAGGAATTGGAAAAAGTGATCAAGCAGAGAAGCACTAAAATTACTAAAGCCAAGAGTTGA